Proteins encoded within one genomic window of Vidua macroura isolate BioBank_ID:100142 chromosome 2, ASM2450914v1, whole genome shotgun sequence:
- the N4BP2L1 gene encoding NEDD4-binding protein 2-like 1 yields MEGRALPPGPARGGRGARGRGRGGGRGRGRAAERLPRAPHPGPAPTPRPGGAGAAAVDERLLRALRGLSLGPPRGGGGGRLVLLRGLPGAGKSTLARQLKRDHPSAVVLSTDDFFVENGVYVFEPDFLEDAHKWNQKRARKAMKNGKSPVIIDNTNIHAWEMKPYVMMAHENRYEVTFQEPDTPWKFNVQELTRRNIHHVPREKIQRMKEQYEHNVTFHSVLRAEKPSRDEGSYSGASAAYGTGLHPTHLSAVPRRRPGTARMNVTFN; encoded by the exons ATGGAGGGACGCGcgctcccgcccggccccgcccgcgggGGCCGAGGGGCGCGGGGTCGGGGtcgcggcgggggccggggccggggccgggctgcggAGCGGCTGCCCCGGGCCCCCcatcccggcccggccccgacCCCAcgccccggcggggccggcgccgcGGCCGTGGACGAGCGGCTGCTGCGGGCCCTGAGGGGGCTGAGCCTGGGAcccccgcggggcggcggcggcgggaggctggtgctgctgcGGGGGCTGCCGGGCGCCGGCAAGAGCACCCTGGCCAG ACAGCTGAAACGTGACCACCCCAGTGCTGTAGTCCTTAGTACTGATGACTTCTTTGTTGAAAATGGTGTTTACGTCTTTGAGCCTGACTTCCTGGAGGATGCACACAAGTGGAACCAGAAAAGAG CACGCAAAGCAATGAAGAATGGGAAAAGCCCGGTTATTATTGATAATACCAACATCCATGCTTGGGAAATGAAGCCATATGTGATGATG GCACATGAAAACAGATACGAAGTTACATTCCAAGAACCAGACACACCCTGGAAGTTCAACGTTCAAGAACTGACAAG AAGAAATATTCATCATGTCCCTCGGGAAAAGATACAACGGATGAAAGAACAATATGAGCACAATGTAACCTTCCACAGTGTTCTCCGGGCTGAAAAACCAAGCAGGGATGAGGGAAGCTACAGTGGAGCAAGTGCAGCTTATGGGACAGGTCTCCATCCCACCCACCTTTCTGCCGTCCCAAGGAGGAGGCCTGGCACGGCACGTATGAATGTGACATTTAACTGA
- the LOC128804312 gene encoding uncharacterized protein LOC128804312 isoform X1, giving the protein MGFNTQVSLSPCSEDKCVSEQRSQKVRKPEQTHTNSSAELNCYQSNEGLVKENYHETETEEVGNVISNGVSASPTGEVHFDSLVEARAAFMQGSSEADMPINDATPITLKRKRHRRIVNLAPKFNLPRQIFAHTEEGKDILIREDIPQNNVLEVRQKYFLSKNCEEAHEQDHTLQEYSSPTPDAGALLHNISYIHSGQCSPISKYACRVWVDSKTKEVQATTLQQQQIVNKKEDEVEHVSSVVTNGQPDNLSSVKVVSEYLEDSTPLASCSENANGADDSEPPKTSQLEDYQDADVKCSFLGLPLSLGFAFQLVQLFGSPGLPLESLLPDDYIVPLDWKVSKMIYLLWKTSVEEKQKTNGLQKEDGLTNDIINLEDINKNHQENQDSSETLLDMELCQDVIEKNIITCTGCLDAAFHQS; this is encoded by the exons ATGGGCTTCAATACTCaagtttctctctctccttgctCTGAGGATAAATGTGTAAGTGAACAAAGATCTCAAAAAGTGAGGAAACCTGAACAGACTCACACAAACAGTTCAGCAGAGCTAAACTGCTATCAGTCAAATGAGGGATTGGTAAAGGAAAACTATCATGAAACAGAAACTGAGGAAGTTGGCAATGTCATAAGCAATGGTGTGTCCGCATCTCCAACTGGTGAAGTGCACTTTGATTCCCTAGTGGAAGCCAGGGCTGCCTTCATGCAGGGTTCGAGTGAAGCAGATATGCCGATAAATGATGCTACACCAATTACACTGAAGAGGAAGAGACACAGGAGAATTGTCAACTTAGCACCAAAGTTTAACCTACCAAGACAGATCTTTGCTCAtacagaggaagggaaggacatCCTGATAAGAGAAGATATTCCccaaaataatgttttagaaGTGAGGCAAAAATACTTTCTAAGCAAGAACTGTGAAGAAGCACATGAACAGGACCATACATTGCAGGAATATTCCTCACCCACTCCGGATGCAGGTGCTCTGTTACATaatatttcttacattcattcaggACAATGTTCTCCTATATCAAAATATGCCTGCAGAGTTTGGGTAGATTCCAAAACAAAGGAGGTGCAAGCTACAACTCTTCAGCAACAACAGATAgttaataaaaaagaagatgAGGTTGAACATGTTTCTTCAGTGGTTACAAACGGCCAGCCAGATAATTTATCTTCTGTTAAAGTTGTTTCTGAATATCTAGAAGATTCTACTCCATTGGCAAGCTGCAGTGaaaatgcaaatggagcagatgACTCTGAGCCACCAAAGACATCACAACTTGAAGATTATCAAGATGCAGATGTGAAATGCAGTTTTCTGGGACTTCCCTTATCATTAGGATTTGCTTTTCAACTTGTGCAGCTCTTTGGTTCTCCAGGTCTTCCACTGG aatCCTTGTTGCCAGATGATTATATAGTTCCCCTTGACTGGAAAGTTTCAAAGATGATCTATTTACTGTGGAAGACCTCTGTGGAG gaaaaacagaaaacaaacgGATTGCAGAAGGAAGATGGCTTGACTA atgATATTATTAATCTTgaagatataaataaaaatcaccAAGAGAATCAAGACTCATCTGAAACACTATTAGACATGGAGCTATGTCAAGATGTGATAGAGAAGAACATCATAACCTGCACTGGCTGTCTGGATGCTGCATTTCATCAGTCATGA
- the LOC128804312 gene encoding uncharacterized protein LOC128804312 isoform X2: protein MGFNTQVSLSPCSEDKCVSEQRSQKVRKPEQTHTNSSAELNCYQSNEGLVKENYHETETEEVGNVISNGVSASPTGEVHFDSLVEARAAFMQGSSEADMPINDATPITLKRKRHRRIVNLAPKFNLPRQIFAHTEEGKDILIREDIPQNNVLEVRQKYFLSKNCEEAHEQDHTLQEYSSPTPDAESLLPDDYIVPLDWKVSKMIYLLWKTSVEEKQKTNGLQKEDGLTNDIINLEDINKNHQENQDSSETLLDMELCQDVIEKNIITCTGCLDAAFHQS, encoded by the exons ATGGGCTTCAATACTCaagtttctctctctccttgctCTGAGGATAAATGTGTAAGTGAACAAAGATCTCAAAAAGTGAGGAAACCTGAACAGACTCACACAAACAGTTCAGCAGAGCTAAACTGCTATCAGTCAAATGAGGGATTGGTAAAGGAAAACTATCATGAAACAGAAACTGAGGAAGTTGGCAATGTCATAAGCAATGGTGTGTCCGCATCTCCAACTGGTGAAGTGCACTTTGATTCCCTAGTGGAAGCCAGGGCTGCCTTCATGCAGGGTTCGAGTGAAGCAGATATGCCGATAAATGATGCTACACCAATTACACTGAAGAGGAAGAGACACAGGAGAATTGTCAACTTAGCACCAAAGTTTAACCTACCAAGACAGATCTTTGCTCAtacagaggaagggaaggacatCCTGATAAGAGAAGATATTCCccaaaataatgttttagaaGTGAGGCAAAAATACTTTCTAAGCAAGAACTGTGAAGAAGCACATGAACAGGACCATACATTGCAGGAATATTCCTCACCCACTCCGGATGCAG aatCCTTGTTGCCAGATGATTATATAGTTCCCCTTGACTGGAAAGTTTCAAAGATGATCTATTTACTGTGGAAGACCTCTGTGGAG gaaaaacagaaaacaaacgGATTGCAGAAGGAAGATGGCTTGACTA atgATATTATTAATCTTgaagatataaataaaaatcaccAAGAGAATCAAGACTCATCTGAAACACTATTAGACATGGAGCTATGTCAAGATGTGATAGAGAAGAACATCATAACCTGCACTGGCTGTCTGGATGCTGCATTTCATCAGTCATGA